DNA from Equus asinus isolate D_3611 breed Donkey chromosome 17, EquAss-T2T_v2, whole genome shotgun sequence:
TTGGCTACAATCCTAGAAAGATAAATCCTGTATCcacattaaaaaggaaggaagtgaaaaCTTTCCCAAGTTCTCTCACATTGCTGGTTGGGGAAGTAGTTATGCTGTACATTCCACATAGGTGGAAACTACCATTTACGTCTgtctaaagaaaaggaaaggggccagcccagctctactcattaggccatgttgaggtgctgtcccacatagcacaaccagaaggatctacaactaaaatatgcatctatgtactgggggactttggggagaagaagaaggaaaaaaaaacagattggcaacagttcttagctcacgtgccgatctttaaaagaaaaagaaaagaaaagtcaagtaGCTGGCTtacattaacaaaaaaagaaagaaaacgcaAACGGAAGTTGAGGaattttattctcttccctccttcataGACAGCAGGAGGAATACACCCATGCCTTCAAATACACATATACGATGAAACTGAGAGAAGAGATTTCAGACTGAAAACATAATCTGatattttctccacatcttgaGCTAATTTTAAAGTGGAAACATCAGTTTCCCAAAGTCATGGTTTTTTCAttacccccccccaaaaaaagaaaaaaaactgagttATTTGTCATTTGCCTACTTCAAAGTTAAAACAGAAAAGTCAActtggaaaattttcttcttaatattccAGGCTGACAATAAGAAACTAATTGATGGTAAACCCAAAACAAATCCCAAAGAATTCACCTCCTCTACTGAGCAGAGATGGTCCACGTGGCCTGATTCCCCATAACCAGCTCAGAGGCGTATTAATTCAACTCTCAGAATTAGGGTGACAATTAGGGAGCTCCTCTACAGTCATAAATTCTATATTCCTTGACAAAAATCAGTGTGGAAAatggcagaaagagaaggagagagagacacatacagtatcattttgtttattctgtATTTCATGCATATCAATATTTGTTACAGAGGAAATTGTTCTAATTTCACCAACAGTTTTAGGACATTGCTTTTGGGAAGTTTAGGAAAAGTCCAGACATTGTGGCCTACAAAGGCATAGAGCTCACACTCACAGATCACACAAAAGCATTCCCATCCATAAGAGTTTATATGATTCCTTAAAGTAGTCCTATACAATTTAGAGCTTGAAAGTGAATCGTTAGAAGGACAGCACATATTCTTTAATTAGCCATATTATTTTACGaagttcaaatttctttttctctttaatcaaTACTGGAGATACTGGGATcccaagaaataattttttataatacatAGTACCCTTTTCTGTTTTCCACTGAAATGAggagaaatatgtttatttaaaattgttaaccCACAAGTGTTAATTTGTTCcaatgtgttttaaaaagggaaggttgttattttttaatgagagAAAGATACATTCAAGGCctttgacaaatagaaaatacCAATAGAGGGTGAGACCACTCTCACTTATTCTCTGACCCTTGGTAGACATATACGTGACTGTAGTTGCACTAGTTGGTTATTCCTGGAGGAAAGAGAATCTGGACTAGAACTCAACAGAGCCAggtattttcctcattcttcaaattatttcaaagaggTGAAGGATATGTGCATAAAGAAATGCcagtttgggggccagcccagtggtgtagtaatttagttcatgtgctttgcttcagcgacctgggattctcaggttcagatcctggacaggggcctaggcactgcttatcaagccatgctgcagttgtgtcccacatacaaaatagaggaatattggcacagatgttagctcaaggacaatcttcctcaagcaaaaagaggaagattggtaaaagatgttagctcagggctaattatcctcaccaaaagaaaagaaattaagaaatctcagtttgaaaacaaataattattctgaTGATATGGTTTCTCTCTTCAACAGCCAGTAAAACTGAGTTGCCTTATTCTGAATTCAaaccttttcctgttttcaagtCTAAGGATGAAAAATCAGGCTGTTGATTACttatagagcagtggttcttaaccaggaGTTGTTTTGATCCTCatgagacatttggcaatgcctggagtCATTTTTCATTGTCGCAATACGGAGgagtgctactgacatctagtgggtagagactagggatgctgctcaacactATGATGCACATGACAGTCCACCCCCGCCCCCCTATCACCACtgtgaaatatataaataggTCTTATAAACTTTGCCTGTCTTATACTCAAAAGCTCCTTCCTGGAGGGCATAAGGTCTGAAGCCACACCAGAGTTCTACCAAATATCTGAAAGAGGTGGGGATAATGAACTTTGtaactgaaaataataataattcctcaCATTTATTGGCCACTTCTGATATGCTAGCTACTGTTATGAATACAACTATTAAACACatttcatctttataaaaatatgtgaGATTGATACAATTATATAACTTTATGAATGAGGTGACTGAAGCACAGTCAGGTCCAACTTCCTAAAAGTCACACACAGAATCACTGACAGAATCAGACTACATGCTGCTTCTTGGGTTCTGACACACATACGACCCTGTGAAGAAGAGCAGAGCTACTGAATGATGCTGGGATGGCATAGTCCTTACTCAATGCCAGAGATTATTAAAAGGGATTGCCTCAGGGATCTCTCCCAGGTCTGCCCCTTTTCTGACCATGTATTGTCTCCCTAAACCAACAGTGTTCAAATCACTGTCTGTGATTTGTGCTCTTTGATATACCAAACATTTCAAGAATTCCATGGATGTATTTAGTTACAGGTAATCAGTTTCCAAATTCTCAGCAACCTATATATGTTTTCCTAAAATTGATCCATCTGttaattttctgaatttgaaGAATGTTTCTGGGTCTTCTTTCCACCTAGCACTCTcatgtttctatttctctcatttttcaaaagtgatGATTCCTCTTATTCGTTCTCATTTACTATGTGAATTACCCCaatgaggaaaacaaaagcaaacttcTAAAACATAAGAACAATTTGAAATACTGTTTTTCATGAATCTTGAAGTTTTCTTTAATCAAGACACTTCAATCCCATGGTATGACTTCTTGTCATAATTCTGGCATATAGTACATATTTCTTTCCACAGAAAATGATGGCATTAGGCATGTGTTTTAGCCAACACAGtgatgttttgaaatcagatattTAGTAGATTGAtgacaatattttttaacatctcttctttttgttcttagtgCATCCTGAAACTACTGTCACAAAACCTATCTTCCTGAAGGAGAGAGTCTCAtgacataaaaactaaaaaactatCTATAAAGAGTACCATTGTCAGTGAAGTTTCATGTCATCTGGGCCACCCACTCACAGGAGAGCTGCTTTGCTTACCTATTTGTCTTAGATTTAAAAACATggcaggtttttttaaaaactaatttaaaaataaatattttattgaatttgatTTCATGGTCATTATCCCTAAATTGAATAACATCAATATGAAGCTCTGAGTTTTGATGAAATGTATTCAAAACACATACGATAGTGCTGTTTTAGTAAAATATTGTATTGGCAAGGTTCAATGCAATCAGCAGTATgttaaattttctaaactttttaattccatcttttttttggaagattaatcctgagctaactgctgccaatcctcctttatttgctgaggaagaccggccctgaaccaacatccgcgcccatcttcctttactttatatgtgggacgcctaccacagcgtggcttgccaagtggtgccatgtccacacccgggatccgaactgtcgAACCCATGGCTggcaaagcagaatgtgggaacttaactgctgcaccgctgAGCTTGCCCCTAATTCCATTGTTTTAATCAGGGTGTCTCCAAGTGGAATAACAGATATACTTAATTGTTATATGATAAGATGTGGAAGGTCTTTTGGTAACCTtttcagaaattaagaaagtgAGTGTTTCTAATGATTGCagaacaaaccactccaaaacatATTAATTAAAATCAACAACTAAAGATTATTGTGAGAAATTGGCATGTAACTTGGATGGAGTTGAAAGAGTTGAGTGATATTCCTATTTTAGCACAATCTCTGACAGTTTCTAGTCCCATTTCCATTTAATATGACCAAGCAGTCTCCGTATTTTCATCTATTAAAAAGTGGAAATAGAAATGATGCTGAACCCTCTTGCTTTCTAACATTGTGATATCTTTCCAAGGATACATTAATTAATTGGAATAAATAATCCAAACATATATTCATAATATTTCTCACACAAAGAATATTTCCAGGgctcagccccatggctgagtggttaaagtcctgcgcactccacttcagcggcccaggttcacagccCAAATCCTGGGCGCAAATGTACTCCAGTCCCCAACCACACAGTGGaggtaacccacatacaaaaaaaatggaggaagattggcacagatgttagctcaggcttattcttcctcagcaaaataaaatatttccaaaaatattttttcaattttgattgattatattttatccaaatttgcaatgcaattatattttaattagtggtataattattattgaattattaCAAGGTTAActtaatacagaaagaaaaacttttgatTTTGCTAAAAGCatcatgaaataaaaagtatgaaTCTGATTAATAACATTGTAGTGATCAATGGGAGGAGTAGGATTGAATGTAAGTTCAGGAGAAGGAAAGGCACAAATATGACTGTTTTGGatgtcatttatttatgtattctaaaTGGATATGCAATGGAAATTACAGTTTTTGTTATTTAAGTTTATGATGAAATATtgtatatgtaaaattaaattcttCAAATATATACCTTTTCAAAACTAATTGAGAAGCATATGACCAAAAGATGTGAAGACTACTGAGTCATGTTGTATATAGAAGCAACAGAATCTACTATAAAGAATCTGAACTGTCACAACCTGATAATGGAAAACATATTGTATGCCAGTGTTTAATGGAAAGTGTGCTTCTGATATGTCTGGAGTCTTGAATGATTTCATGAATTCTATCAACAATTGCTTTTACAATGTTGGCGAGGTCACTTAAGCATCATAGGCCTTGGTTTCTTCAAAGTAAAGGCAAATGGTTTGTGGTAATTCTATCAAAAAATGTGGTCATCCTTGGTGCATGCaggacagaagtaaaataaacttctctaaaaaaaggCATTAACCATTACGGATTCAGTTTaagattaatataaataatttcttaatttcaaagaaaattagaaattgcaTAATTGCTAAATGTATAACAAAGATAAATTAGTAAATAGCTAGAGAAACAGAAGTCAATAGAAGAGAAAAGCATTCCCTCATCAGACATCCAATATCTAAAacgctattttatttttccatatagaaTGGTTATTTAATTGATTCCttattatataatgtatatgaatGGAACATTTCAATAATGAACATAAGGTTAAAATAACATGAACATTCCAAATAACTTTATTGAATCCATATAAAATTGTTACCCACGTTAGATTTTCTTCCTTACTAAAATAcctggaaatttatttcttccattatatTGATGATTAGTTTGGAATTTTATCTAGACATATTGattaaagagaaggagaaggacgTATAATTTATTCAAGCAAAAGTGAGTTATTAATGTTAAAGAAATCTAGAATTTTTAATTTACCAGATCAAATAGGTCTTAATAGTAATGAATGcctgcttttcattttattttgaataaagttATATAGGTGATTTGTTTCCAACACTTGAGGTGACtccagacacttttttttttttttaagatgggagtTCAATTGAGAAGGATTCAGAAATTACCCTCATGTTCAGGAAAAAGAATCAAGGAATTGATCATGGTTTTGATGTGTTTATAGGCAGAATGAAAGTATGAAGTACAGATTGGGTTGATACCCTGCTTACTTTTTGCCTATAAGATTTCTTGAGAGCCAATCTACTATTTCTATGCCTCTGGTGGAGTCTATCACAGCTTATCATCCTACCATACTTGAGCTCCTTTGAAACACATTCAGAATAAAGGCCGTGTCTTATCAACTTTCCATTCATGTCAAGTAACCTGTATACAcaataatatacacacacacgtgcatgtcATAAAGTATTCACTCAATAAAAAATTCGGTTCATCATTGACTCAGTATTGCATTTTGACTTTGCCATGCTTCCATCTTCCAAAGAAAACTCCTTGTTGAAATGTGTCTCCTAAAATTCTGACCATTCTGTTATTCAAGGACAAATTCAAACAATACCTGTTTTATGAAGACATCTCTCTAATGTCCCTAAATGGATTTgaactttcctttctctcaaatTCTCAATGATAACTTATTATTTTCTACCTTATACAGTGACTACTTTTTTCACTGCCCTACTGTCAACACTAGATTTTACATTCCTTGAAGGATGAAGACTAGTCTTACTTTAACTGCTATTTGTACTTTTACAAGAGAAATTCACATGTTTATTGAGAGCCTAGTGCACTTCAGGTATGTTATAAGAAGGGGATAAAACTGCTTATTGAGATTACACAAGGTTTTACATATGATATTTAtacagtctttttaaaatatagtcttTTTATTCTTCACAATCAGATTAAGAGCTAGTTTACATTATCtcaattttatagattaaaaattaaagatgagagagatggctattttattttccagtaaGAGATAGAGCCAAGTTTAGTCTCTTTGAACTAAAATCCATGACTTTTCTATTGTACAACATTAActcttcataattttaaattaattaatttaaaatcaaCATTTATGGACACACTTTATTTACATATCAGGGACAAACTCTGTTAAAATAATATGCTTAATAAGAAtatgcttaataataataatatggttAATAAGAATGCTTAAGAAGAATTATTTTGCTGACAATATCCTTGACATCCTTATTTCTCAAACTGTAGATCAGAGGATTCAACATGGGGATCACCACTGTGTAAAACACAGAGGCCACTTTGACTGTGTGCCTGGAGTTTTTGGAGTTGGGCACACAGTAGAGGAAGAGGATGGTGCCATAGAAGATAGTAACGGTTGTCAGGTGtgaggcacaggtggagaaggctttgcaGCGCCCACTGGCTGAATGCATCTTGAGGATAGCGACAATGATAAATCCATAAGACATGAGAATGATGAGTAGTGTGCTAACCGCATTAAAGGTGGCAAAAATGAAAAGTAGCAACTGGTTGACATAAGTATCAGAGCAAGAGAGGGACAGCAACGAGgagaattcacagaagaaatgattaattGTGTTGAAACCTCGAAATGATAATTTGATAACAGAACATGTGAATATCAAGGAACAAGCTACTCCCCATGCATATGATCCGACCACTAGCACGGCACAGAGTTTCTGGGACATGGCAAATGTGTAGAGCAGAGGGTTACAAATGGCCACAAaacggtcataggccatcacagctAATAAAAAGAATTCAGTTACCGCAAAGgtacaagagaaaaagaattgtaCTACACATCCTATAAATGAAATGGTTCTGTCTTCCACAACTAGGTTCACCAGGGTCTTGGGAGTAATGACGGAGGAATAGCAGAAATCCACAAATGAGAGGtggctgaggaaaaagtacataggggtGTGTAGCTTGGGGttaattttgattattacaaTCATCCCAATATTCCCTACAACAGTGACAGTGTAAATAGCCAGAAAAATCAAGACGAGAGGGATTTGCAGTTCTGGGAAATCTGAGAAGCCCAAGAGAGTGAACGTGGCcccagttttatttctctctgacaGTAACATGGTTTCTGTTTGTTAGAATCTGAATCAgtcctgaaaataaaaatattaaggagaGTGAGGATATAAGAAGCTTGGTTAACTGCCCTTCCCAAGACtgcaaaatgaagcaaaatatgcctttcaggatttctttttgtattttctatgcaAGATACACTAAATgtataaaattgtaaaacataacgaccatttaaaatgtttccttatGTAAAAACAATACAGTTATTGCATTATGTTTGTActcaattataatttttaatatttacaaaaaagtaTGAAATCAAGAGATTTAtggttattttaaagcaaatcctccCATAACACTTTCAGCTCTCCTTGAAAATTATAAGTTCATAAAAGATAAACCTAGCATACTGCAATGACTGATTATGTCAGTACTATAATCAgtaacaaaaatgagaaatttctaaacaaattaatttttgcatcATATATTCATACTTTGACATTAAGAATGAAAACCTCTAATACTTTACATTTGTGCCTTTATTGTTAATTCCTTATAGCACTTTAATCTTTGCTTTTCACTCTGACTCAGTAAATCTGTTATCAAAGTTAAGcttaattgatttttctcaaaGAGTGTGCTCCTCAGCTCGGGGAATCCCAAATGTCAAtccttcctcattgcttgaggaATAATAGAATTGGAACAGATGATAAAGGTAATCTAGTCTACCTCCTTGTTCTGGAGGTGACATAAGGGAAACTGGAGAATCTTGGCTTTCCCAACGAAATGCAAGTAAGTACCAATCTACATGTCTGTGACCAGATCCTACATCTCCAGACTCCCAGCCCCAGATCCATTTTATTACACCAGACCCTGATCCGTATTCTTGTCTAGCTACTAACATATTTCCTTTATGAATTATCATACCTTTtctgtgtatgtgaggaagattggctctgggctaagatctgttgccaatcttcctctttttgcttgaggaagactatcactgagctaatgtctgtgccggtcttcctctatttttatgtgggatgttaccacagcatagcttgatgagctgtgctggGTTTTCtctggggatccgaacctgtgaaccccgggctgccgaagtggagtgcatgaacttaaccactatgcaaccaggctgaCCCCTAATCATCATACTTTTAATTGACAAACTAGAGACTCTAAACCTATGAGAAATAGCCCAATGACAGCATACACGCCACAGAGTTATACTAGAAAGGAACATCGAGATGAAATGAGAAGGGGATTTAGGGACATTTTCTCTCCCAGTAATAACTAAGTATAGTAAAGACTCTGACTTAGAAACTTCTCTTTcaaaggtctctctctctctctctttctctctttctactctCCCTTCAAGACATATAGGATATTCCTTCTGTCCTATATTACCTGTGAGGGAGAGAGATTCTAAATTGGAGGTAGTACTGCATTATAAAGACTTTTCATGAGAAAATAGTAATACAAAAGAATTATATTTCTCTAAATGGTTGCCAACACTTTTAAGATCTT
Protein-coding regions in this window:
- the LOC139040914 gene encoding olfactory receptor 5D18-like; the protein is MLLSERNKTGATFTLLGFSDFPELQIPLVLIFLAIYTVTVVGNIGMIVIIKINPKLHTPMYFFLSHLSFVDFCYSSVITPKTLVNLVVEDRTISFIGCVVQFFFSCTFAVTEFFLLAVMAYDRFVAICNPLLYTFAMSQKLCAVLVVGSYAWGVACSLIFTCSVIKLSFRGFNTINHFFCEFSSLLSLSCSDTYVNQLLLFIFATFNAVSTLLIILMSYGFIIVAILKMHSASGRCKAFSTCASHLTTVTIFYGTILFLYCVPNSKNSRHTVKVASVFYTVVIPMLNPLIYSLRNKDVKDIVSKIILLKHSY